In Cardinium endosymbiont of Dermatophagoides farinae, the sequence TTTAAATCTATTATTAAAAGCAGGTGGTAACCCATCTGCTTGCGATACAGCACACAATACCCCGCTACATATAGCCGCTCGGTATGGTAAAAGCGATTGTTTGAAAGCATTGGTAGCGGTCAATGAGGCATATGTACAGCTAGTAGGTGAAAAGCAACGAACGCCTTTGCATTGGGCTGCTCGATCAGGCCATACTGCTTGTGTAGCGCAGCTTATTGAGGCAGGAGCAGCTGTTAATGTGCGAGACTTCCATAATAAAACGCCGCTGCACCTCAGTGCTTTTTATGGACACGATGGCTGCTTAGATAGGTTGTTAAAAGCGGGTGCAAACCCCCATGCCACAACCAATATAGGATTTACGTCATTGCATATGGCTACCAAAAGCGGCAATATAAAATGTTTAGAATCACTTTTAGCAGTTGGTGTCAACCTCTCTATTATAGATCAATTTAAAAATACGCCCCTTCATTTAGCTGTTGTATTTCAAAACATAGCTGCTAGTTTAGCACTTATAAAAGCTGGCGCGCCAGTTGATGCCGCCAATCAATGGGGCATCATACCTCTACATGTAGCTGCAAAAACAGGCGACTTGGTTACTTTGCAAGCACTGATCGAAGCAAAATCTAAAGTAAATACTGCAAAAAAATCAGGTGCTACAGCGATGCATGTAGTGGCAAAGCGAGGACACCTAGCTTGTTTGAAAGCATTGCTACAAGCAGGTGGAAAGGTTAGGGTATGCAACCACGAGAAGGAAACCCCGCTTTATCTAGCAGCTGCTAATGGCCATTTGGACTGTTTAGAGGCATTGATTGAAGCTGATCAGAAGGAGGATTCCATCACTAAAAAGCTCAAAAGTAAAGTGGCAAGTCAGCCGCTTCTAGGTAAGGTTGTTAAAAACAAGCCTAAGCTAGATAGCGCCAATAAATTGAATGAGACCCCTTTGTATGCTGCGGTTAAGAATGGCCATGTCGATTGTGTTTTATCGCTTATACGTCATGGTGCAAAGGTAAATATTAGAAGAAAGAATGGAGAAACCCTTTTACACACTGCTACTCAAAATGGTTGTGAAGTCTGTGTGCGCGCTATTCTAAGTGCAAAAGCAGCAATTAACGTGGTAGACCGGTATAAAAACACACCATTACACCTTGCTGCTCAGAATGGCCATATTAAAGTGGTGCAAGAACTCATCAGGGCAGGGGCTTTATCAATGAAAAATAAGTTTAACAAAACACCTGCTTATTTGGCATTACAGAATGGCCATGTAAAGTGTTATCAATTGTTGACTGGTTATTTCCAAGATTAGACCTTCTTCAAAACCTATTTGTGATCAGCAGTTTTTAGGAGAAGCGCAGTCGCCAGCATACTAAATGTATTTGAGGAGCATAGACCACAAAATTGCCATTAGAAATAGGTTTTGCAGAAGGGCTATTGTTTTATAGATTACATCTACTAGATGGTCAACTCAATGGTGCACATCTATGCATTCAAGATAGATACCTATCAAACTATATTTTTGAAGCGGATAGATTGCATATCATGTATCAGGTTGATGGCCCATTAAAATGTTATCGCATAACAAGTGTATATACACGCATGTCTTATAAAGAAGTAACTAGACCTTCTGCAAAAAGCTATTTCTAATGGCAATTTTGTGGTCTATGCTCCTCAAATACATTTATAGTATGCTGGCGACTGCGCTTCTCCTAAAAACTGCTGATCACAAATAGGTTTTGAAGAAGGTCTAATCTTCCGTCATGAAAGTGTTTAGATAAAGAAGACTTAGCTATATCGTATCTATATTGATACTGTTGCCTGCCTATATGCGTAGTATTGAAGTAGTGTATGGCAACTTTTTCTGAATATAGTATTAAATGAGGGGTTGATGCTATAAAAAATCCATAGCCATGCGCTATAGCATTTTGCTGCGGAATCTTTGCGGTTATACGCCTAGCTATTTTCCATACACCTGGGAAAAAATCAAATGCTTCCTTTAGCGTCTTTGGTTGCATATAGCTTAACCAATTTTGCCCATGGCGCAAAACTTCTCGGTTCGCTCTTGGAGTAGGGTGTCTATAGGCTTGCTGGATAATTTTTCTAGATGGTTGAGGATACTTTCCTTAACAAGGGCTGCTGCGGCCAGTAAGTCTCTATGTGCGCCCCCATGGGCTCTTTAATCAGCCCATCTATTAGACGAAATCTAGACATGTCTTTAGCAGTTATTTGTAGCATTTCGGCCGCTTGTTCCTTATAGTCCCAACTCTTCCAGAGAATAGAAGAACAAGATTCAGGTGTAATAACAGAATACCAGGTATGTTCCAGCATAAGTACATAGTCACCTATTGCAATCCCTAAAGCTCCACCTGATGCGCCCTCTCCAATCACAATCGATATAATCGGTACACGTAGCCCAAACATCGCCTGAATATTGCTGGCAATCGCTTCTGCTTGTCCACGCTCTTCTGCTTCCAGTCCTGGATAGGCACCAGGTGTATCAATAAAGGTAACAATCGGTTTGTTGAATTTTTCTGCCAAACGCATCAAACGGAGTGCTTTTCGATATCCTTCTGGATTTGGCATCCCAAAGTTCCGCATTTGGCGTTCCTTTGTAGTTCTCCCTTTTTGGTGACCAATGAATAGCATCGTTTGCCCATTTATGGTGCCAAATCCACCCACCATTGCTTTATCATCTCCTGCAAAACGGTCCCCATGTAATTCAATAAAATCTTCTGTAATCTGCTCGATGTAGTCAAGTGTATAAGGCCTATCTGGATGACGGGCCAGCTGAACCCGTTGCCACCTGGTTAGGTTTTGAAAAGTTCTTTTTTGTAATGCTTTTATATCACCAGCTAATTTAGCAATTGAAGCCATAAGCGCTGGATCATTTTGTGCTTTAGCCGCTTCTTGCATTCTGGCAAGCTTTTCCTCAAGTTTTACAATGGGTTTTTCAAAATCTAATAGCATAAAAAATAGAGATTTATTTAACTTTAGTGGAAGAACGATTTGATTTTCAATTAAAAATTGAGTAATCTTTTGGTATAATCCAAATAGGATAGAAATTGTTGCCAATGCCTTTTCTATTCTAGCAACAAATCTATGCTTTTTTTAGCATAACTCATGCTTAGCTTTTATATATTAGACCTTCTGCAAAACCTATTTGTGATCAGCAGTTTTTAGGAGAAGTGCAGTCGAGCACCGCAGCATACTAAATGTATGTGAGGAGCATAGACCACAAAATTGCCATTTAGCAATAGGTTTTGCAGAAGGTCTTAACTTTTATGCTAAATCACTTATGTGTTCCCTATAACTTTTATTCGCTATAACTTTTTCACTAAATTGCAACTTATAGTCTTTTAATATAATAGACCTTTTGCAAAACCTATTTGTGATCAGCAGTTTTTAGGAGAAGTGCAGTCGAGCACCGCAGCATACTAAATGTATGTGAGGAGCATAGACAAGCTTCGACACCAAAATTGCCATTTAGCAATAGGTTTTGCAGAAGGTCTAATAGGCCTCACTACCTCCATATAGATAGATGAAAAAGTACAAAACGCAAACGCAGCTCAACTTGCTAGAAATTGCAAACGAAATCAACCTTTTTTGGGAAAAACAAAACATATTTGAAAGCTCTATGCAGCAGCGCGAAGGTGCTGAGCCTTTTGTTTTTTTTGAAGGTCCTCCTTCAGCCAATGGTGCACCGGGTGTGCATCATATTTTAGCCATGACGGTTAAAGATCTGTTTACAAGGTATAAGACGATGCAGGGCTATTATGTACGCCGCAAAAGTGGTTGGGATACCCATGGTTTACCAGTAGAGCTTCAAGTAGAAAAAAAATTAGGTATTACCAAGGAAGATATTGGCAAAAAAATTAGCATCATCGACTACAATCAGGCATGTCGAGAAACGGTTATGGCTTACAAAGGCGCGTGGGAAGCATTGAATAAGGAGCTGGGCTACTGGAAAGACAACCAGCATCCCTACATCACCTATGAACGCAATTACATCGAGTCTGTTTGGTATTTGCTAAAAGCACTTTACAACAAAGAACTGATCTATAAGGGGTATGCCATACAACCTTACTCACCTACTACGGGTACAGGGCTCAGTTATCATGAATTAAACCAGCCAGGTTGTTATAGGTTGGTCAAAGATATTTCGATTGTGGCCCAATTTAAAGGGATGGCAAATGAATACTTTCTAGCCTGGACGACTACGCCATGGACCCTTCCTGCCAATAGTGCGCTAGCGGTAGGGGCTGCGATTGATTATGTTAAAGTGGCCACTATCAACCCCTATACCCGCCTGCCTATTGAGGTTATATTGGCCGAAGATGCTGTGCAACGTTTTTTTACAGGTGAGGAGGCTAGTTGTGATGGCAATCAGCTTGGTCATGGAGCTACTGCTTTGCCTTGGAAGATTGTTGCCCGCTATAAAGGAGCAGATTTAGTGGGCTTGCGTTATGAACAGCTTTTGCCTTATATCCAACCCAATGGGGATGCTTTTAAAGTGATTGCGGCTGATTTTGTAACCACCACAGAAGGTACCGGTATTGTGCATATTGCGCCTACCTTTGGTGCAGACGACTACCGCATTGCCCAAAAAGAAAATATTGCGCCTATTATGGTAACCAATGCAGCGGGCGAATCTGTTCCAATTGTAGATAGGCAAGGTCGTTTTGTGCCAGAGATTATTGATTTTGCTGGGCGGTATGTCAAAGCTGCTTATGAAGAAGATGCCACTTTACCTCCTGTAGATCTACTGATTGCTGGTAAGCTCAAACAAGAAAATAAAGCCTTTAAGGTGGAAAAATATGAACACAGTTATCCCATTGCTGGCGTACCCATAAACCTATTCTTTACTACCCACTAGATGCCTGGTTTATTAAAACAACTGCTTATAAGGAATTATTGATTGAACTAAACGATACCATTCAATGGAAACCTGCTGCTGTAGGGAAAGGACGATTTGGTAATTGGCTAGAGAATCTCGTAGATTGGAACCTAAGCCGCGATCGCTATTGGGGCATTCCACTTCCTATCTGGCGTACCAGTGATCAAAAAGAGGAAAAATGCATCAGTTCTATAGCTGAGCTTATGTTTGAAGTAGAGCAAGCTGTATTGGCTGGCTATATGAAAGAACAGTTACCCGCAACTATTGATTTGCATCGTCCTTATGTAGACGACATCGTACTGGTTAGCAGTAATGGATTGCCTATGTATCGAGAAAGCGCTGTGATAGATGTTTGGTTTGATTCTGGCGCAATGCCCTGTGCGCAATGGCATTATCCATTTGAAAACCAAGAAATATTTGAAAAAGGCTTCCCTGCTGATTTTATTGCAGAAGGGATAGACCAAACCAGAGGATGGTTTTTTACCTTACATGTTATTTCCACCTTATTGTTTGAAATACCTGCTTTTAAAAATGTAGTAGTCAATGGGCTTGTACTCGATAAACAGGGCAATAAAATGTCTAAAAGTATTGGCAATACCATTGATCCAATGGAGCTATTGGCCCAATATGGTCCAGATGCCATACGTTGGTATATGATTAGTAATGCCAATCCGTGGGATAATTTAAAGTTTGACACAGCAGGTGTAGCAGAAGCAGCACGTAAATTTTTCATTACGCTCCATAGCACCTATAACTTTTTTGCCCTTTATGCCAATCTAGATCAGTTTTATTTTAATAAAACCCCACTTGCTTATAGTGATTTAAATGAGAGTGATCGATGGATTATTTCCCGTTCTCATACACTTATTAAAACGGTAACAGAAGCCTATGATCAATATGAGCCTACCCTAGTGGCTAGAATGATTCAAGATTTTGTAGTAGACGATTTAAGCAACTGGTATGTACGGTTGAATAGAAAAAGGTTTTGGAAAAACAGCCAAGATAGAGACAAAGAAGCTGCTTATCAGAGCCTCTATCATTGCCTGGTAACCGTTGCCAAGCTTATGGCACCTATAGCACCCTTTTATGCAGATTATCTCTACCAAGCATTGAATCAGGTTACTGAAAAAGAAACCCATCGTTCTGTACATTTATCAGATTTTCCAGTAGCAGCTGAAGCAGCTTTGGATGTAACCTTAGAAAGGGAGATGGGTCAAGTACAAAAAATTGTTTCGCTGGCACATGCTTTACGCAAGAAACATAAAATTAAAGTGCGCCAACCTTTGCCTAGCATCCGCATTGCTGGTTTCTTTGCTTCAGCTGAGCGGTCTCGTTTAGAAGCGCTGATTAAAACAGAAATTAATGTTAAGCAGGTTCATTATTTAGATGATACCCATCATCTTAAAAAAGCCAAACCCAATTTCCCCCTTTTAGGCAAACGGTATGGCCATAAGATGCAACAGATTACTGCAGCTATTGCAGCCTTAACACCAGCTGAAATTCATGGTTTATCGCAAGGCAAGGCCCATCTATTACACTTGCAAGATGATACCATTCCTCTGACTTTGGCAGATATATTGATTGTTACAGAAGATATACCCGGATGGTGTGTAGCCACAGAGGGTAAAATCACCATTGCGCTAGATACTACCTTAGATGATGCGCTGCAAGGAGAAGGGGTGGCACGTGAATTCGTGCACCGCATTCAGCAATTGCGTAAAGAACTGAACTTTGATATTCAAGATAAGATCATTATTGCTATCCAGCAAGGTCAAAAGCTGACCAGTCAGGCCATTGCTACCTATACAGATTATATTTGTACTGAAACACAGGCGGTGCAACTACAATTTGTGCTTGAGCTAACAGGATCCCAGGTTGATATAGAAGGTGTAATGGTAGCCGTTCGATTGACCAAAGTGGAATGAGGTATAGGGATGGTTTTTTTGTCTCCATCGTAGGTTCAGTTCACTATGCTTGCCCAAACCTATCACATTTGTACGATTTCTCTTCTGTGTGGAATTTTGATATGCTTTTTTAAGGCATTTGACTGCCTGAATGTTTTTTTACACATATTACATTTGTAGGGTTTCTCTCCTGTGTGGGTCCTTTCATGTGTGCGTAAGGTATGTGGCTGGTTGAATGTTTTTCCACACGTATTGCATTTGTAGGGTTTCTCTCCTGTGTGGACCCTTTGATGTACGTGTAGGTTACTTGACTGGCTGAATGTTTTCCCACACGTATTACATTTGTAGGGTTTCTCGCCTGTATGGACCCTTTGATGTTTTTTTAAGTCAGCTAACTGGCTGGATGCCTTCCCACACGTATTGCATGTATACGGTTGCGCTCCTGTGTGGACCCTTTGATGTATGCGTAAACTATTTGATTGGCTGAATGCTTGCCCACACGTATTGCATTTGTAGGGTTTCTCTCCTGTGTGGACCACCCTTTGGTGTCTGCGCAAGTTACCTGACTGGCTGAATGTTTTATTACAATAATTACATTTAATTTCCTTTATACTACTAGAGACATTACTTGTCGTATTGTGTAGTTCGTTTCAGAACCTGAAACTAGGTGCTTGTTTGTTTGTACATCTGTGCTGATTGAGCCATTATTGCTACCACC encodes:
- a CDS encoding ankyrin repeat domain-containing protein translates to MLNQKILLSLIWLSIGAIYPTYGKSEQVTKSVDKLSLDKSIPIIEPIEVHRAAAKGDVTQIRSLIAAGKNVKVLDKNKISALHIAAARGHLLCVQELINVGADINILDYLGRTPLYFAAQNGHLAVIRELIAVGAAVRLPDCQGRAPLHVAAKAGHVPSINYLIQKGANVHWFDNDGCTPLHYAALSGSCLAVQALIKAGTKVQVFTYDDKLTPLHTAAQSGNVEAIRLLIHHHANVNALTPNGISPLYLAAQHGRIGVVKELLQHKADVHALEGFNTPLHAAALGGHLACLNLLLKAGGNPSACDTAHNTPLHIAARYGKSDCLKALVAVNEAYVQLVGEKQRTPLHWAARSGHTACVAQLIEAGAAVNVRDFHNKTPLHLSAFYGHDGCLDRLLKAGANPHATTNIGFTSLHMATKSGNIKCLESLLAVGVNLSIIDQFKNTPLHLAVVFQNIAASLALIKAGAPVDAANQWGIIPLHVAAKTGDLVTLQALIEAKSKVNTAKKSGATAMHVVAKRGHLACLKALLQAGGKVRVCNHEKETPLYLAAANGHLDCLEALIEADQKEDSITKKLKSKVASQPLLGKVVKNKPKLDSANKLNETPLYAAVKNGHVDCVLSLIRHGAKVNIRRKNGETLLHTATQNGCEVCVRAILSAKAAINVVDRYKNTPLHLAAQNGHIKVVQELIRAGALSMKNKFNKTPAYLALQNGHVKCYQLLTGYFQD
- a CDS encoding DUF6314 family protein, with protein sequence MPLEIGFAEGLLFYRLHLLDGQLNGAHLCIQDRYLSNYIFEADRLHIMYQVDGPLKCYRITSVYTRMSYKEVTRPSAKSYF
- a CDS encoding DUF6314 family protein, with protein sequence MQPKTLKEAFDFFPGVWKIARRITAKIPQQNAIAHGYGFFIASTPHLILYSEKVAIHYFNTTHIGRQQYQYRYDIAKSSLSKHFHDGRLDLLQNLFVISSF
- a CDS encoding C2H2-type zinc finger protein, producing the protein MKEIKCNYCNKTFSQSGNLRRHQRVVHTGEKPYKCNTCGQAFSQSNSLRIHQRVHTGAQPYTCNTCGKASSQLADLKKHQRVHTGEKPYKCNTCGKTFSQSSNLHVHQRVHTGEKPYKCNTCGKTFNQPHTLRTHERTHTGEKPYKCNMCKKTFRQSNALKKHIKIPHRREIVQM